A window from Gossypium raimondii isolate GPD5lz chromosome 7, ASM2569854v1, whole genome shotgun sequence encodes these proteins:
- the LOC105769096 gene encoding U-box domain-containing protein 41: protein MEDLVIENLFNGNRELQIQAATQLSKLGSKQRHKLAETGIISPLISMLQSQDFEAIEASLLALLGLAFGSERNKIRIVKSGIIPVLLELLQCQNEELIELSMAAMLILSSCKANKLIIASSGTIQLLVQILNLVNSDPNNVINTLFTNQAKIDAIATLQNLSTCHQIIPLISSSGIIYTLLQLIHTSEKSSDLTEKAMSLLGNIVSWSENSISETTEIPGSIRIIVEAMEEGSPQCKEHAVGILLHICQSCRDKYRGLILMEGVMPGLLQLSVDGTWGAKNMARDLLFLLRDCSDYASTSKQSKHELMEQIMQAIDADGEKVNGTTLALVQEMINKLNI, encoded by the exons ATGGAGGATTTGGTGATTGAAAACCTTTTCAATGGCAATAGAGAATTGCAGATTCAAGCTGCAACTCAACTCAGTAAACTCGGTAGCAAACAAAGGCATAAATTGGCTGAAACTGGGATCATTTCACCATTGATTTCAATGCTTCAATCTCAAGACTTTGAAGCCATTGAAGCTTCTTTGTTAGCTCTTCTTGGCCTTGCATTTGGAAGTGAAAG GAACAAAATCAGGATTGTAAAATCTGGGATTATTCCAGTTTTGTTAGAGCTTCTTCAATGTCAAAATGAAGAACTCATTGAACTTTCAATGGCTGCAATGTTGATCTTATCTTCTTGTAAGGCAAACAAGTTGATAATTGCTTCATCAGGGACTATTCAACTCCTTGTGCAAATCTTAAACCTGGTAAATTCAGATCCCAACAATGTCATTAACACTCTTTTTACCAATCAAGCAAAGATAGACGCCATTGCTACACTTCAAAATCTCTCGACTTGTCATCAAATAATCCCATTGATTTCATCTTCTGGTATAATCTATACCTTGCTTCAACTCATTCATACTTCAGAAAAATCATCAGACTTAACAGAAAAGGCAATGTCATTACTTGGAAACATCGTTTCATGGTCGGAAAATTCGATTTCCGAGACAACCGAGATCCCCGGTTCAATCAGGATTATAGTTGAAGCAATGGAAGAAGGTTCCCCACAATGTAAAGAACATGCTGTTGGGATCCTTCTTCATATATGTCAAAGTTGTAGAGATAAATATAGAGGGTTGATATTAATGGAAGGTGTAATGCCTGGTTTGCTTCAACTTAGTGTTGATGGAACTTGGGGAGCTAAGAACATGGCTAGAGATCTGTTGTTTCTTTTGAGGGATTGTTCAGATTATGCTTCGACGAGTAAACAATCGAAACACGAACTCATGGAACAGATTATGCAAGCCATTGATGCAGACGGAGAGAAAGTTAATGGAACTACATTGGCATTGGTTCAAGAAATGATTAACAAGCTTAATATATAA
- the LOC105769103 gene encoding uncharacterized protein LOC105769103 yields MAMVTVSNLVSYQKSHEFHVICRRREKGRENQSNYPYKVIEITPPPKSLGVRCFPPNLQCGESVTIEGQTYTISAVTHRYQLRKGKYEPSEKRLDVQSTGRYILNLYLESLLEQS; encoded by the exons ATGGCAATGGTGACTGTATCCAATTTAGTTTCATATCAAAAG AGTCATGAATTCCATGTAATTTGCAGAAGGAgagaaaaaggaagagaaaatCAAAGTAATTACCCCTATAAAGTCATTGAAATTACACCCCCGCCCAAGTCCCTTGGTGTTCGTTGCTTCCCTCCT AATTTGCAGTGTGGGGAGAGTGTGACGATCGAGGGCCAAACATACACGATATCAGCTGTAACACATCGGTACCAGCTTCGTAAAGGGAAGTATGAACCTAGTGAGAAACGGCTTGATGTTCAATCAACAGGGAGATACATCTTAAATTTATATCTTGAAAGCTTGCTAGAACAGTCTTGA